ATTAATACTAAAAATCTCATATCTACACATTACCGAGGGCGACAAACCTGAAACAATCAAGGAATGGCAAAACGGTGACAGAAGAGCTGAGCATCTTGTTGTAATAAGTACATATAATACATATAATGGTGTCTGACCACGAATTGTTACAGATTGTAGCTTTGTGAATTAGTGTCTGGACTAGAGATCATGCAGAGATAATTTATATTCATGTTATTTTTATTGTGCACAATGGaattaagtatttaaaaattcaataTTTCACAGCATAGGAGTGGATTTACAAACTAGTGCAGTATTTGACCTAAGAGcacttagtttttttttttttaaaaggcatgtCCTCATTAGTACATAGCAaaggtgcagctagtagagccactgcctcatacATTTGAAGACACAGGTTTAATCTTGACCTCGGGTACTCtcagcatggagtttgcatgtcccgaTCTGTGTGGGATTCCTAcagatactccggtttcctccaacatcgcaATAACATGCAGATTGCTGGGTTCATTGGCAACTGTAAATTATAGCTAGTGCATAGGTAAATGGAAGAATCTGGTAAAATTGATAAGattgccaagaatataaaatgGGAGGATTCACATAGAAGTTGTGTAAATGGGTGAGTTGGATTGCTTCTCCTGGAACGCCAGAGGGTGAGGGCAGACTTGAGAGAAgtagataaaatcatgagaagcataAATGGGTTAGAATCTAAGTTGGATTCCTTGGCCCAcggtgaaaatatcaaatactaaaatacattgttttaaggtgaggggagcaaACTTTAAAGGCAATGTGAGAGGAACGGTTTTTATTTCACACACATAAGATGGTGAGTGCCTGCAACGCACTGCAGAGGtgatggtagaagcagatacaatagtggcatttaagaggcttttggataggcacaaggaTATACATATTCGGGCATATAAGAGTTTGTCTcgtcatcatgttcggcacagacattgtgggccaaagggcctgttccatgttcAATGTTTTATGGTGGTcaacacggactcagtgggctgcagaacctgtttccgtgttgcatcTCCCTGTAACGCAATGACTCATTCCTTGCTTTCTCAGTTTTAGCAAGGAAGGAATAAATTGAGAGGGGGGTTAAAAGCAAGATTGAAATGAGAACACCTACAAATCAGCAATACAAAGCAAAAGGCTCAGAAAGAAGCAAAGAGTCAAGAGGACACCTTTTTGCGTGAATATTCAATTGGCAACCACCAGTATTCACCTCATTAGATATGATGCTAGCCTAAAGCTCCTGTAGGAAGACAGAATTTCATATCAAGCGATTAGAAGTAGATGGATAAACAACTACAAACCAGTTACCTTACTGTATGGCTCGCTGTCATTATTGGATGCAATCATTCCctgcagaccccagtctgtgatcTCCTTGCACCAGCCAAGACGCAGCACGGTCAGACCCCTGAGGTGGTAAACAATGGCACACACACTGATGTCGGTGATGTATACACAGGATGTGAGGTCCAGCTCTCGCAGTCTGCCGCCCAAGACCCTTGCCATTGAGAACACGCAATCGTCCTGTCAAATTTAATCCAAAGCAAAACtgagaaaaatatatataactACGGGCAATTACAGATGGATGAAATTCATGTCCATCACTGCTAATTTAAAATTTGATTATAATTTAAATCTACCATTTTCATGTATTCTCCAAAACTCATTAAAGAAacggaaaacagaaaatgctggagaaactcagcaaatcaggcagcgtctgtggagagagaaacaatcaATGTTCCAGAtctatgacctttcatcagaacagaCCCAACTCTGACAAAGACCACCGACTCGAAACATTAACTATTTCAGATTTCCCACAACTGGTCTTTCTTTTAATtttcgtttaaaaataaattgcctcTGAAATGGAAGCACTTGGCATCTCAATTCACTGGTTAGTCAGTCATAGAATCTTAGAGATACACGGTATGGAAAcatacccttcagcccatctcatccatgccaaccaagttgtgtACCTGAACTACTtccttttgcctgcatttggtccattatCCTCTGATCCCACCAATCCATggatctgtctaaatgtcttttgaacGCTGTAATTGTATCCACCTCTGCAGCTTCCTTTGGCAGTCCATCCCACAAACCCAGTACCCGCTCTATGAAAAACGTGTTCCGCTGATCCAGTTTAAATCTTCTCCCTTATAcccatgccctcttgttttagacACCACTACAATGGGAAAAAAGACTATGACTACCCACCTTATGTatgccccttgtgattttatatacctctataagttcagccctcagcctccaatgctccagggGAAACCGccccaacctatccaatctctctttaTAAATCAAGCCCCTCCAGTCCTAGTTAAactttacagcgcagaaacaggcccttcggtccatcgagtccatgctgaccactatcctacacagttggGACATTTTtattgaagctaattaacctgtatgtctttagagtgtgggaagaagccagagcacctggagaaaccccacgtagtcgcagagagaatgtacaaactccgcacagacagcacccatattcaggatggaacctgggtctatggcgctgtgaggcagcaactctactgctgcgcccctGTGttatttattgtttcattgagggGGGACAGGAATAGAGGAAAACAGCAATATATAAACATTTGGGCAAAACTCCTGGGATTCCCAATCCATGGGAGAACCAACAAAATTGTCACCAAGTTAAGAACAGCAGCTGCCTTCACAGGGCAGTGTAGCAGGGGTAACAAGCACCGCAGAACCACTGCAAAGCACATCATTTGTTTAAGCTACAGGCAAGATCCCGATGCATTACTGGTACACGGGGAGCTGCGTGTAACTCCAAAATTAGGAAAGAATTAACAGCTTCTTTTACCGTTGTTATAAGGCTTACATGTGGCCTCTGCAATTTTTCCATTCACTTACTTATTCTAACCAACCCCATTCAAACTTTCACACTCCACTGACTAAAGATCAATCCCTATATTATCTAACCACCACAGATGGCACTACCTTTGGTGAGTTTGATGATGAGATTGGGGTTGGTTTTTAATGAGAAGAATGTTGCAAGTTCAGAAAAGAGTAGGCAAAAGtgagtgcagggaatggaaaaaTTGAGATGCTCATTGTTGCATCAGCAATTAGTCACGTATaggtgtcatgtgtactgaggtacagtaaaaagctttttgtggcgtgctgtccagtcagcgtaaagactatacatgattacaatcaagtcattcacagtgcacagatacaggaaaaaGGTAAAATgtctagtgcaggataaagtccagtaaagtccgattaaagatagttcgaaggtttccaatgagttagatagGAGATCAGGACTACCATCTACTAGGTGAGAGGAcggcggttcagttgcctgataacagccaggaagaaactgtccctgaatctggaggtatccgGAATCTGGAGGAATCTAGGGAGAAATAAAGAGGGTCCAGGTGGATTAGAAATTCTGGATAGTCCGTATCGGATAAAGAGGACAGTATTTTGAAAATCTCCACTCCACCACTTGTGCTTAATATTCATCAGAAAAGATTGAAAAGTTGTGGGGTTACTGGTTCCTAGTTGAATTCCTCTGAGTTTTCCCCTTTCAAACATTAACTCTGATCCACCACCATCTGGAGATAACAAAGGTAATAcattgtgtgtgggaaggaactgcagatgctggtttaaactgaagatatagacacaaaaagctggagtaactcagcaggtcaggcagcatctctggtgaaaaggaataggtaactctTCAGATCTTttgcttatctccagagatgctatctgacccgctccagctttttgtttcgatAAATTCAATACATTGCTCAATTTAGCGTGAGTAAAGTTCCCAGAGACTTACATTCACCATGGTACAGCAGCTGAAGTTGAGCCTCGATAGTTTCGACCCCGCCTTAGGCGAGGCTAATCCCATGATCAGGTCATAACCATTGACTTGGTAGCACTCAGAGACATCAAGGGCTTGGAGGGTCGGTATTGTGGCCAGTTCCTTCAGCACGCTGTCCGTGATGTTCCTGACCCTGCTCAGGGACAGGCTCTCCAGGCACTGTAGACTTGAAACTATGGCCAAAACCGATTTTCCCGTCAGCTCAGAGCAGCCAGCAAGATCCAGCGTAGTGAGCCCAGGCTGGCACGCACAGATGGCAGAAACCGCTTCATCCGTAATGTCTCTACAATGCTGAAGTGCCAGCTCTTCCAAGCAGAGCCCAGCAACTTGACCTATCGACCACATCGCCTCGTTAGTGATTGTGGTACGACTAAGGTTTAAGGCCTTCAATGTGGCTGCCTGTCCATTTATAAAATGGAGAATGTTACTAAACGAGAGTAAAGCAGTCGAATTGAATACGCTCATTCCTCGGTAGGGATCAAACCCAAAGGTAATGTGGCAGCTGGCAAGAGATAGCTTTCGGAGGTTGGGTGTGCACTCGGTAAGTCGATTGAAGGTCTGGTCAGAGAGGTACGATAGGTTGGAGAGGTTGAGTTCTTGGAGGTTTACCAGGGCTTCAGCCATCATCGATTTGCTCTTGCCTTTGGACAGCAAGATGCCACTCATGAAAAGGCAGTTGCAGCCAGTGATGTCGAGTCCTCGCAGGTTATGGCATGATGTGATCAGGGACACAAACGAGGACTCGCTGATGTAACTGCCCCTCAGAGACAGGTTCTCCAGATTTGGAGCCAGGTGGAGCATAATGCTCTGAATGACCGTATTTGAAATGGGTACCCCGTCGAAATTTCTCAGAGCCACACTTGGACTTTGCCTCCAACCTAAATCTCTGATTGACTCCAGACAAGCAGATGATGCTTGAAAATTGTAGATGACATTTTTCTGTATAGAAGTAAATATCAGTGTGATGAAATAACCAAATAGTACTTTACAATCAATTAAATGTAGTCAATACATTAATGACGGAAATAGAACAGCCAGTTTCTACACATGAAGGACACACAAAGGCCTCTCAGTACTACATTGGAGTGTCAACCTTGATT
This sequence is a window from Amblyraja radiata isolate CabotCenter1 chromosome 17, sAmbRad1.1.pri, whole genome shotgun sequence. Protein-coding genes within it:
- the lrrc29 gene encoding leucine-rich repeat-containing protein 29; its protein translation is METEVPSLPVEVICYILSFLSTSDRKEASLVNTAWYAASLDRSLQKNVIYNFQASSACLESIRDLGWRQSPSVALRNFDGVPISNTVIQSIMLHLAPNLENLSLRGSYISESSFVSLITSCHNLRGLDITGCNCLFMSGILLSKGKSKSMMAEALVNLQELNLSNLSYLSDQTFNRLTECTPNLRKLSLASCHITFGFDPYRGMSVFNSTALLSFSNILHFINGQAATLKALNLSRTTITNEAMWSIGQVAGLCLEELALQHCRDITDEAVSAICACQPGLTTLDLAGCSELTGKSVLAIVSSLQCLESLSLSRVRNITDSVLKELATIPTLQALDVSECYQVNGYDLIMGLASPKAGSKLSRLNFSCCTMVNDDCVFSMARVLGGRLRELDLTSCVYITDISVCAIVYHLRGLTVLRLGWCKEITDWGLQGMIASNNDSEPYSKGDGEPELSRSFGNMGFFAPPKYLNEQPEVVTESDIEASKEQERASLSSLTRLKELSLTACTKLTDTSIIKEIRFEELRTLSLSMVREITDESFISITTHCRSLERLSLSHCSRLTDQGLIGAASHLKKLTHLDISCCDKITSQMLKVLMNECKWLKSLDVSMCGGLTVADIEQLQLLHPTLTNVQARCLGGDDLPLTLWTKTE